One Thermoanaerobaculia bacterium DNA segment encodes these proteins:
- a CDS encoding riboflavin synthase: MFTGIVRELGTLTAAPVDSGQGGVRLRIGHSAELGALLSPGASLGVSGVCLTILDTATRSEVESEVELSRETLARTRLGRLRQGDRVNLEPALRAGDALGGHWVQGHVDILATLLRRDDREAHSDFTVAIPRGMAAYVVEKGSVALDGVSLTVASCTLECFSVALIPHTLEVTTLGAARPGSRFHFEADVLAKYVERMLLVRGLIHIPDGEGKDR; the protein is encoded by the coding sequence ATGTTCACTGGAATTGTTCGCGAACTTGGGACTCTGACCGCGGCGCCCGTCGACTCGGGCCAGGGCGGCGTTCGTCTGCGGATCGGGCACTCGGCGGAGCTCGGAGCGCTGCTCTCGCCCGGGGCGAGTCTCGGCGTGTCCGGGGTCTGCCTCACCATCCTCGATACGGCGACGAGGTCGGAGGTCGAGTCGGAGGTGGAGCTGTCGCGCGAGACCCTGGCGCGCACCCGGCTCGGGCGGCTCCGTCAGGGCGACCGGGTCAATCTCGAGCCGGCGCTGCGGGCCGGGGACGCCCTGGGCGGGCATTGGGTCCAGGGACATGTCGACATCCTCGCGACGCTGCTGCGGCGCGACGACCGCGAGGCGCACAGCGATTTCACGGTGGCGATTCCTCGCGGAATGGCAGCGTACGTCGTCGAGAAGGGGTCGGTCGCGCTCGACGGCGTCAGCCTGACGGTGGCTTCGTGCACTCTCGAGTGCTTCAGCGTGGCTCTGATCCCGCACACTCTCGAGGTGACGACTCTGGGGGCCGCCCGCCCCGGCAGCCGGTTCCATTTCGAAGCCGACGTCCTCGCCAAGTACGTCGAGCGGATGCTCCTGGTGCGCGGGCTCATCCACATTCCGGACGGCGAGGGGAAGGACCGTTGA